AGACGGACAGATTGGTTTCAATCAACATCTGAGCAATCTTATCAGTACGAACGCGGCGTATCTCTTGTAGGAGGGTGGTTCCCAATTGGTCGCGAAATCGTTTTTCTAAAACCCTTCGTGATAGCGTAACAACCTCTACAACGTCGCTCACGCAAATGTTGTCGGTCGCATGAAGCCGAATAAACCGTACGGCCTTCGAAACGTCTGCATCATCAATTGCGGTAATGTCGGTTGAAAGCCGAGGTACGACATGCGACGCATGAATCATAATGTCACGGTTTTCATCATCTTTACCGTCCATGAGTTGATCGAGGACGGCGGCGCCTTCATAGCCTGCGCGTTCAAAATTCACAGAGACGCTAGACAACGGCGGGTCGGACAATTCACAGATCAATTCATCATTGTCGGCGCCGATGATGGCGAGTTCATCGGGGACTTTCATTCCCGCTAATTTGCTGGCTTGAAGCGCTTGCTGGCTGCGGTCGTCGTTACAACACATCAGTCCAACGGGCGTGGGGAGCTTCTTTATCCATTTCACCAGGAAGTCTTGTTCTTTCTCCCAGGTGAGCGTCAATGGATTTGATGGCGGTTTATAGATCGAGGTTTTATAACCGGCGTTTGAAATTTGCGCACTGAAACTCTCGCTCCGCTCGACGGACCACGGTTTGTCGTCGAAGCCGCAATAGGCGAAATGTTTCAGTCCGCTTTTGAGTATGTGTTCCGCCGCCATGCGCCCGATGGCTTTCGAGTCGGAGATGATGTTGGTCACGCCTTCGACTTTTTTGAAATGGTGTCCGACGACAATCAGCGGAATTCCTAACTCGATGACTTCCTGAACCAATTCCGAGTCGCGCATGATGATGCCGTCAGTATTCAGGTTTTTCAAACGGGGAAGCACTTCGTCAAGTCCGCCGGGTTCCCAATAAAACGTCCACGGCCCA
The Candidatus Hinthialibacter antarcticus genome window above contains:
- a CDS encoding DNA-binding transcriptional regulator, which produces MRTVVLPIESSRSSGRALLRGIAKYSRLHGPWTFYWEPGGLDEVLPRLKNLNTDGIIMRDSELVQEVIELGIPLIVVGHHFKKVEGVTNIISDSKAIGRMAAEHILKSGLKHFAYCGFDDKPWSVERSESFSAQISNAGYKTSIYKPPSNPLTLTWEKEQDFLVKWIKKLPTPVGLMCCNDDRSQQALQASKLAGMKVPDELAIIGADNDELICELSDPPLSSVSVNFERAGYEGAAVLDQLMDGKDDENRDIMIHASHVVPRLSTDITAIDDADVSKAVRFIRLHATDNICVSDVVEVVTLSRRVLEKRFRDQLGTTLLQEIRRVRTDKIAQMLIETNLSVSQIALSLSFNGNEHISRYFQREKNMSLLKYRKTYGVK